One window of the Hoplias malabaricus isolate fHopMal1 chromosome Y, fHopMal1.hap1, whole genome shotgun sequence genome contains the following:
- the LOC136678655 gene encoding sodium/calcium exchanger 1-like isoform X5, whose protein sequence is MGQSHISISQAFLLIFFFLLSHIHHVSAGGSKLDEGSSSANNSGTCSGSYECKEGVILPVWTPENPSFADKLARATVYFVGLAYMFLGVSIIADRFMASIEVITSQEKEITIKKPNGETTTTTVRIWNETVSNLTLMALGSSAPEILLSVVEVCGHNFDAGELGPNTIVGSAAFNMFVIIGLCVSVIPDGDHRKVKHLRVFFVTAAWSIFAYTWLYMILAVISPGVVEVWEGLLTLFFFPICVIFAWVADRRLLFYKYVYKRYRVGKQRGMIIETEGEPELQSKADLEMVGAMLNSHGEEFLDGALNSDNRDMDEEETRREVARILKELKQKHPEKEMEQLIELANYQFLSQQQKSRAFYRCQATRLMTGAGNILKKHAADQARKAICTHELRSEVSENDFTSKIFFDPGNYQCLENCGSVALNVVRRGGDLTSTVSVNFHTEDGTANAGSDYKFTEGIIIFKPGETEKEIRVDIIDDDIFEEDEHFLVHLSNVKVLCEGNDDGKLLSNRVDIPAGLGLPSTATVTIFDDDHAGIFAFEEPVVHVSESVGVMEVKVVRTSGARGVVVVPYKTTEGTAKGGGEDFEDTHGALEFQNDEISKSIQINIIDDEEYEKNKDFFLEIGEPRMLEMSERKAVLLHECGGFVKTDKQLFGRDVYRKVQGRDNPLPSSIISITDENILSEKEKDERRIAEMGRPTLGEISRLEVVIEESYEFKSTVDKLIKKTNLALLVGTNSWREQFVEAITVSSGEDDDENSGEEKLPSCFDYVMHFLTVFWKILFAFVPPTDYWNGWACFIVSISMIGLLTAVIGDLASHFGCTIGLKDSVTAVVFVALGTSVPDTFASKVAAVQDMYADASIGNVTGSNAVNVFLGIGVAWSIAAVVHQWNGEYFRVQPGTLAFSVTLFTIFAFVCIAVLMYRRRPEIGGELGGPRTPKRLTTGLFFSLWLLYISLSSMEAYCIIKGF, encoded by the exons ATGGGCCAGTCACATATTTCCATCTCCCAGGCTTTCTTGCtcatcttcttctttcttctgtCACATATTCACCATGTTTCTGCTGGAGGCTCTAAACTGGATGAAGGTTCATCTTCAGCAAACAACTCTGGAACATGCTCTGGAAGTTATGAGTGTAAggagggtgtgatcctgccggTGTGGACTCCAGAAAACCCATCATTTGCAGACAAGCTAGCAAGAGCTACTGTGTACTTTGTGGGGCTGGCCTACATGTTCCTGGGTGTATCCATCATTGCGGACCGTTTTATGGCATCCATTGAGGTTATCACATCTCAGGAGAAAGAAATCACCATAAAGAAGCCCAACGGAGAAACCACAACCACGACAGTCCGCATCTGGAATGAGACTGTGTCCAACCTTACCCTGATGGCACTGGGGTCCTCAGCTCCGGAGATCCTCCTCTCTGTGGTGGAAGTCTGTGGACACAACTTTGATGCAGGTGAACTGGGGCCGAACACCATCGTGGGCAGTGCAGCTTTTAACATGTTCGTCATCAtcggtttgtgtgtgtctgtgattcCTGACGGAGACCATCGCAAGGTCAAGCATCTCCGAGTGTTCTTCGTAACGGCGGCATGGAGCATCTTCGCCTACACTTGGCTCTACATGATTCTGGCTGTGATATCACCAGGTGTAGTGGAGGTGTGGGAAGGGCTCCtcactcttttctttttccccaTCTGTGTGATTTTTGCATGGGTTGCTGACCGCAGGCTTCTGttctataaatatgtttataaacgCTACAGAGTCGGAAAGCAGAGGGGAATGATCATTGAAACTGAGGGAGAGCCAGAACTCCAGTCCAAAGCAGACCTTGAAATGGTTGGAGCAATGCTTAACTCACATGGAGAGGAATTCCTGGATGGTGCATTGAATTCAGACAACAGAGACATGGACGAGGAAGAGACCAGAAGGGAGGTggccaggattttaaaagaactgaaacagaaGCATCCAGAAAAAGAGATGGAGCAACTCATTGAGCTTGCAAACTACCAGTTTCTAAGTCAGCAACAGAAGAGTCGTGCTTTCTACCGCTGCCAGGCCACCAGGCTAATGACAGGTGCTGGAAACATCCTGAAGAAACATGCAGCAGATCAGGCAAGGAAAGCAATCTGTACACATGAACTCCGCTCAGAGGTTTCAGAAAATGACTTCACCTCGAAGATCTTCTTTGACCCAGGAAACTATCAATGTCTGGAAAACTGTGGCTCAGTTGCTCTGAATGTAGTGCGACGTGGAGGAGACCTGACCAGCACTGTGTCTGTAAACTTTCACACCGAAGATGGCACCGCAAACGCAGGATCGGATTACAAGTTCACTGAGGGAATCATCATCTTCAAACCAGGTGAGACTGAGAAGGAGATTCGAGTGGACATCATCGATGATGACATCTTTGAGGAAGATGAGCATTTCCTTGTTCATCTCAGTAACGTGAAGGTCCTCTGTGAGGGCAATGATGATGGGAAGCTGCTCTCAAACCGAGTGGACATACCGGCAGGTCTTGGCCTTCCCTCTACTGCCACAGTCACCATCTTTGATGATGATCATGCGGGGATCTTTGCCTTCGAGGAGCCAGTGGTCCATGTCAGTGAAAGTGTTGGAGTGATGGAGGTGAAAGTGGTCCGGACGTCTGGAGCCAGGGGGGTCGTGGTAGTGCCCTACAAAACCACTGAGGGGACAGccaaaggaggaggagaggactTCGAGGATACTCATGGAGCCCTGGAGTTTCAAAACGATGAGATTTC CAAATCTATTCAGATCAATATTATCGACGATGAGGAATATGAAAAGAACAAGGACTTCTTCCTGGAGATTGGAGAGCCGCGAATGCTGGAGATGAGTGAAAGGAAAG CTGTGTTGCTTCATGAGTGTG GGGGCTTCGTGAAAACAG ATAAGCAGCTCTTTG GGAGAGATGTGTATCGAAAAGTTCAGGGCAGAGATAACCCCCTCCCCTCCTCCATCATCAGCATCACAG atgagaatattttatctgagaaagagaaggatgagagGAGGATAGCAGAGATGGGGCGTCCGACTCTTGGGGAGATCTCTCGGCTGGAGGTGGTCATAGAGGAGTCCTATGAGTTtaag agtaCAGTTGATAAACTGATAAAGAAAACAAACCTAGCTCTTCTGGTGGGAACTAACAGCTGGAGAGAGCAGTTTGTGGAGGCCATCACAGTTAGCTCAG GagaggatgatgatgaaaaCTCTGGTGAAGAGAAGCTCCCGTCCTGTTTTGACTATGTGATGCACTTCCTGACAGTGTTCTGGAAAAttctttttgcttttgttcCGCCGACTGATTACTGGAATGGCTGGGCATGCTTTATTGTGTCTATTTCTATGATCGGACTGCTCACTGCAGTGATTGGAGACTTGGCCTCGCATTTTGGCTGTACCATTGGCCTCAAGGACTCTGTCACCGCTGTAGTGTTTGTTGCCCTTGGAACATCAGTCCCAG aTACATTTGCTAGTAAAGTGGCAGCAGTTCAGGACATGTATGCTGATGCCTCTATAGGAAATGTGACTGGCAGTAATGCAGTGAATGTGTTCCTGGGGATTGGAGTTGCATGGTCCATTGCAGCAGTGGTCCACCAGTGGAATGGTGAATATTTCAGAGTGCAGCCTGGAACGCTAGCATTCTCTGTAACACTCTTCACAATTTTCGCCTTTGTGTGCATTGCGGTGCTGATGTACCGCCGCAGACCCGAGATTGGTGGTGAGTTGGGGGGGCCACGGACACCCAAAAGGCTGACCACTGGCCTGTTCTTCAGCCTGTGGCTACTCTACATCTCCCTCTCCTCCATGGAGGCATACTGCATCATCAAAGGCTTCTAA
- the LOC136678655 gene encoding sodium/calcium exchanger 1-like isoform X4, with the protein MEPWSFKTMRFRRDVYRKVQGRDNPLPSSIISITDENILSEKEKDERRIAEMGRPTLGEISRLEVVIEESYEFKSTVDKLIKKTNLALLVGTNSWREQFVEAITVSSGEDDDENSGEEKLPSCFDYVMHFLTVFWKILFAFVPPTDYWNGWACFIVSISMIGLLTAVIGDLASHFGCTIGLKDSVTAVVFVALGTSVPDTFASKVAAVQDMYADASIGNVTGSNAVNVFLGIGVAWSIAAVVHQWNGEYFRVQPGTLAFSVTLFTIFAFVCIAVLMYRRRPEIGGELGGPRTPKRLTTGLFFSLWLLYISLSSMEAYCIIKGF; encoded by the exons ATGGAGCCCTGGAGTTTCAAAACGATGAGATTTC GGAGAGATGTGTATCGAAAAGTTCAGGGCAGAGATAACCCCCTCCCCTCCTCCATCATCAGCATCACAG atgagaatattttatctgagaaagagaaggatgagagGAGGATAGCAGAGATGGGGCGTCCGACTCTTGGGGAGATCTCTCGGCTGGAGGTGGTCATAGAGGAGTCCTATGAGTTtaag agtaCAGTTGATAAACTGATAAAGAAAACAAACCTAGCTCTTCTGGTGGGAACTAACAGCTGGAGAGAGCAGTTTGTGGAGGCCATCACAGTTAGCTCAG GagaggatgatgatgaaaaCTCTGGTGAAGAGAAGCTCCCGTCCTGTTTTGACTATGTGATGCACTTCCTGACAGTGTTCTGGAAAAttctttttgcttttgttcCGCCGACTGATTACTGGAATGGCTGGGCATGCTTTATTGTGTCTATTTCTATGATCGGACTGCTCACTGCAGTGATTGGAGACTTGGCCTCGCATTTTGGCTGTACCATTGGCCTCAAGGACTCTGTCACCGCTGTAGTGTTTGTTGCCCTTGGAACATCAGTCCCAG aTACATTTGCTAGTAAAGTGGCAGCAGTTCAGGACATGTATGCTGATGCCTCTATAGGAAATGTGACTGGCAGTAATGCAGTGAATGTGTTCCTGGGGATTGGAGTTGCATGGTCCATTGCAGCAGTGGTCCACCAGTGGAATGGTGAATATTTCAGAGTGCAGCCTGGAACGCTAGCATTCTCTGTAACACTCTTCACAATTTTCGCCTTTGTGTGCATTGCGGTGCTGATGTACCGCCGCAGACCCGAGATTGGTGGTGAGTTGGGGGGGCCACGGACACCCAAAAGGCTGACCACTGGCCTGTTCTTCAGCCTGTGGCTACTCTACATCTCCCTCTCCTCCATGGAGGCATACTGCATCATCAAAGGCTTCTAA
- the LOC136678655 gene encoding sodium/calcium exchanger 1-like isoform X3 produces the protein MTEVRFCAVLHWRFQDNVNNRKSIKIRIVDHDEYVRNSRFYLQLQDPEWKRRGWTGRDVYRKVQGRDNPLPSSIISITDENILSEKEKDERRIAEMGRPTLGEISRLEVVIEESYEFKSTVDKLIKKTNLALLVGTNSWREQFVEAITVSSGEDDDENSGEEKLPSCFDYVMHFLTVFWKILFAFVPPTDYWNGWACFIVSISMIGLLTAVIGDLASHFGCTIGLKDSVTAVVFVALGTSVPDTFASKVAAVQDMYADASIGNVTGSNAVNVFLGIGVAWSIAAVVHQWNGEYFRVQPGTLAFSVTLFTIFAFVCIAVLMYRRRPEIGGELGGPRTPKRLTTGLFFSLWLLYISLSSMEAYCIIKGF, from the exons ATGACTGAAGTAAGATTTTGTGCAGTTTTACACTGGAGATTTCAGGATAATGTAAATAACAG GAAGTCCATTAAGATTAGAATAGTTGACCATGACGAGTACGTCAGGAATTCCAGGTTCTACCTGCAGCTGCAGGATCCCGAGTGGAAGAGGAGAGGATGGACAG GGAGAGATGTGTATCGAAAAGTTCAGGGCAGAGATAACCCCCTCCCCTCCTCCATCATCAGCATCACAG atgagaatattttatctgagaaagagaaggatgagagGAGGATAGCAGAGATGGGGCGTCCGACTCTTGGGGAGATCTCTCGGCTGGAGGTGGTCATAGAGGAGTCCTATGAGTTtaag agtaCAGTTGATAAACTGATAAAGAAAACAAACCTAGCTCTTCTGGTGGGAACTAACAGCTGGAGAGAGCAGTTTGTGGAGGCCATCACAGTTAGCTCAG GagaggatgatgatgaaaaCTCTGGTGAAGAGAAGCTCCCGTCCTGTTTTGACTATGTGATGCACTTCCTGACAGTGTTCTGGAAAAttctttttgcttttgttcCGCCGACTGATTACTGGAATGGCTGGGCATGCTTTATTGTGTCTATTTCTATGATCGGACTGCTCACTGCAGTGATTGGAGACTTGGCCTCGCATTTTGGCTGTACCATTGGCCTCAAGGACTCTGTCACCGCTGTAGTGTTTGTTGCCCTTGGAACATCAGTCCCAG aTACATTTGCTAGTAAAGTGGCAGCAGTTCAGGACATGTATGCTGATGCCTCTATAGGAAATGTGACTGGCAGTAATGCAGTGAATGTGTTCCTGGGGATTGGAGTTGCATGGTCCATTGCAGCAGTGGTCCACCAGTGGAATGGTGAATATTTCAGAGTGCAGCCTGGAACGCTAGCATTCTCTGTAACACTCTTCACAATTTTCGCCTTTGTGTGCATTGCGGTGCTGATGTACCGCCGCAGACCCGAGATTGGTGGTGAGTTGGGGGGGCCACGGACACCCAAAAGGCTGACCACTGGCCTGTTCTTCAGCCTGTGGCTACTCTACATCTCCCTCTCCTCCATGGAGGCATACTGCATCATCAAAGGCTTCTAA
- the LOC136678655 gene encoding sodium/calcium exchanger 1-like isoform X2, translating to MTEVRFCAVLHWRFQDNVNNRKSIKIRIVDHDEYVRNSRFYLQLQDPEWKRRGWTGGFVKTGRDVYRKVQGRDNPLPSSIISITDENILSEKEKDERRIAEMGRPTLGEISRLEVVIEESYEFKSTVDKLIKKTNLALLVGTNSWREQFVEAITVSSGEDDDENSGEEKLPSCFDYVMHFLTVFWKILFAFVPPTDYWNGWACFIVSISMIGLLTAVIGDLASHFGCTIGLKDSVTAVVFVALGTSVPDTFASKVAAVQDMYADASIGNVTGSNAVNVFLGIGVAWSIAAVVHQWNGEYFRVQPGTLAFSVTLFTIFAFVCIAVLMYRRRPEIGGELGGPRTPKRLTTGLFFSLWLLYISLSSMEAYCIIKGF from the exons ATGACTGAAGTAAGATTTTGTGCAGTTTTACACTGGAGATTTCAGGATAATGTAAATAACAG GAAGTCCATTAAGATTAGAATAGTTGACCATGACGAGTACGTCAGGAATTCCAGGTTCTACCTGCAGCTGCAGGATCCCGAGTGGAAGAGGAGAGGATGGACAG GGGGCTTCGTGAAAACAG GGAGAGATGTGTATCGAAAAGTTCAGGGCAGAGATAACCCCCTCCCCTCCTCCATCATCAGCATCACAG atgagaatattttatctgagaaagagaaggatgagagGAGGATAGCAGAGATGGGGCGTCCGACTCTTGGGGAGATCTCTCGGCTGGAGGTGGTCATAGAGGAGTCCTATGAGTTtaag agtaCAGTTGATAAACTGATAAAGAAAACAAACCTAGCTCTTCTGGTGGGAACTAACAGCTGGAGAGAGCAGTTTGTGGAGGCCATCACAGTTAGCTCAG GagaggatgatgatgaaaaCTCTGGTGAAGAGAAGCTCCCGTCCTGTTTTGACTATGTGATGCACTTCCTGACAGTGTTCTGGAAAAttctttttgcttttgttcCGCCGACTGATTACTGGAATGGCTGGGCATGCTTTATTGTGTCTATTTCTATGATCGGACTGCTCACTGCAGTGATTGGAGACTTGGCCTCGCATTTTGGCTGTACCATTGGCCTCAAGGACTCTGTCACCGCTGTAGTGTTTGTTGCCCTTGGAACATCAGTCCCAG aTACATTTGCTAGTAAAGTGGCAGCAGTTCAGGACATGTATGCTGATGCCTCTATAGGAAATGTGACTGGCAGTAATGCAGTGAATGTGTTCCTGGGGATTGGAGTTGCATGGTCCATTGCAGCAGTGGTCCACCAGTGGAATGGTGAATATTTCAGAGTGCAGCCTGGAACGCTAGCATTCTCTGTAACACTCTTCACAATTTTCGCCTTTGTGTGCATTGCGGTGCTGATGTACCGCCGCAGACCCGAGATTGGTGGTGAGTTGGGGGGGCCACGGACACCCAAAAGGCTGACCACTGGCCTGTTCTTCAGCCTGTGGCTACTCTACATCTCCCTCTCCTCCATGGAGGCATACTGCATCATCAAAGGCTTCTAA
- the LOC136679316 gene encoding myelin and lymphocyte protein-like yields the protein MDTGTMGRLPSGMAICCSIPDILYLPELVFGGLVWILVACTYIIPHNPQSYVMAVSLFCFIVTFLWMMFFACGSHNNRASWAAADVGYHFLASVLYLSAAVLLAYVTLYLTADGYSYKLDIAAVVFSYVALVLYVLHTIFSAIRWKSF from the exons ATGGACACTGGGACAATGGGTCGCCTGCCTTCTGGAATGGCCATCTGCTGCTCTATACCTGACATCCTGTATCTGCCTGAACTG gtatttGGAGGGCTGGTATGGATCCTAGTGGCCTGCACATATATTATCCCACACAATCCTCAATCATATGTGATGGCAGTGTCCCTGTTCTGCTTTATTGTCACTTTTCTCTGGATGATGTTCTTCGCCTGTGGATCACACAACAACCGAGCATCCTGGGCAGCTGCT GATGTGGGGTATCATTTCCTAGCATCTGTGCTGTATCTGAGTGCAGCTGTGCTGTTGGCCTATGTAACACTCTACCTTACTGCTGATGGCTACAGCTACAAACTGGACATTGCAGCTGTG gtctTTTCCTATGTGGCACTTGTGCTGTATGTGCTTCACACAATTTTCTCCGCTATTCGTTGGAAATCGTTTTAA
- the LOC136678655 gene encoding sodium/calcium exchanger 1-like isoform X1, whose product MTEVRFCAVLHWRFQDNVNNRKSIKIRIVDHDEYVRNSRFYLQLQDPEWKRRGWTGGFVKTDKQLFGRDVYRKVQGRDNPLPSSIISITDENILSEKEKDERRIAEMGRPTLGEISRLEVVIEESYEFKSTVDKLIKKTNLALLVGTNSWREQFVEAITVSSGEDDDENSGEEKLPSCFDYVMHFLTVFWKILFAFVPPTDYWNGWACFIVSISMIGLLTAVIGDLASHFGCTIGLKDSVTAVVFVALGTSVPDTFASKVAAVQDMYADASIGNVTGSNAVNVFLGIGVAWSIAAVVHQWNGEYFRVQPGTLAFSVTLFTIFAFVCIAVLMYRRRPEIGGELGGPRTPKRLTTGLFFSLWLLYISLSSMEAYCIIKGF is encoded by the exons ATGACTGAAGTAAGATTTTGTGCAGTTTTACACTGGAGATTTCAGGATAATGTAAATAACAG GAAGTCCATTAAGATTAGAATAGTTGACCATGACGAGTACGTCAGGAATTCCAGGTTCTACCTGCAGCTGCAGGATCCCGAGTGGAAGAGGAGAGGATGGACAG GGGGCTTCGTGAAAACAG ATAAGCAGCTCTTTG GGAGAGATGTGTATCGAAAAGTTCAGGGCAGAGATAACCCCCTCCCCTCCTCCATCATCAGCATCACAG atgagaatattttatctgagaaagagaaggatgagagGAGGATAGCAGAGATGGGGCGTCCGACTCTTGGGGAGATCTCTCGGCTGGAGGTGGTCATAGAGGAGTCCTATGAGTTtaag agtaCAGTTGATAAACTGATAAAGAAAACAAACCTAGCTCTTCTGGTGGGAACTAACAGCTGGAGAGAGCAGTTTGTGGAGGCCATCACAGTTAGCTCAG GagaggatgatgatgaaaaCTCTGGTGAAGAGAAGCTCCCGTCCTGTTTTGACTATGTGATGCACTTCCTGACAGTGTTCTGGAAAAttctttttgcttttgttcCGCCGACTGATTACTGGAATGGCTGGGCATGCTTTATTGTGTCTATTTCTATGATCGGACTGCTCACTGCAGTGATTGGAGACTTGGCCTCGCATTTTGGCTGTACCATTGGCCTCAAGGACTCTGTCACCGCTGTAGTGTTTGTTGCCCTTGGAACATCAGTCCCAG aTACATTTGCTAGTAAAGTGGCAGCAGTTCAGGACATGTATGCTGATGCCTCTATAGGAAATGTGACTGGCAGTAATGCAGTGAATGTGTTCCTGGGGATTGGAGTTGCATGGTCCATTGCAGCAGTGGTCCACCAGTGGAATGGTGAATATTTCAGAGTGCAGCCTGGAACGCTAGCATTCTCTGTAACACTCTTCACAATTTTCGCCTTTGTGTGCATTGCGGTGCTGATGTACCGCCGCAGACCCGAGATTGGTGGTGAGTTGGGGGGGCCACGGACACCCAAAAGGCTGACCACTGGCCTGTTCTTCAGCCTGTGGCTACTCTACATCTCCCTCTCCTCCATGGAGGCATACTGCATCATCAAAGGCTTCTAA
- the LOC136678884 gene encoding post-GPI attachment to proteins factor 4-like produces the protein MRRWIAFVLHQFRSGSVFWGSVLCVLTFGVVLPLCCHRCVYSYYFLRSIFLEDMSAVALRDSLLQGQEALRYWQSSATDKSPNNARESVISRPHLLVTVVTAKRTDGRDFHYLLQVMRQLEVLLQACDNCAEVLVCDVESEPSGNEDAELLKKHFRVVHHPLEERKVHSYINMFEKEKRDYVFCLRRGWELLRPRNVVLLEDDALPRKDFFSVIQDLLSRRFSLNSLYVKLYHPERLQRYWNPEPYRLLEWVGLGLVGATVLLLLSVAVWGPRTPSFSTPLMLFLVLYVMAVAELMGRHYLLELRRVSPQLYAVSPATECCTPAMLFPGNASVRVAALLDRVECVKGHAKDMALYRIARNTPGERAHSIEPNLIQHIGAFSSVRPNPPNPQLL, from the coding sequence ATGCGTCGATGGATAGCATTTGTTCTGCACCAGTTCCGGTCTGGTTCTGTGTTCTGGGGTTCGGTTCTGTGTGTTCTCACATTCGGAGTTGTTCTCCCTCTGTGCTGTCATCGATGTGTGTATTCGTATTATTTCCTGCGGTCCATTTTCCTTGAGGATATGAGTGCTGTGGCTCTGAGGGACAGTCTCCTTCAAGGACAGGAGGCTTTGAGATACTGGCAGAGCTCAGCTACAGATAAATCTCCTAATAATGCCAGGGAATCAGTCATTAGTAGACCACACCTCCTGGTTACGGTGGTAACAGCCAAGAGAACAGATGGACGGGATTTCCACTACCTGCTTCAGGTAATGCGGCAACTTGAGgtcctcctccaagcatgtgACAACTGTGCTGAGGTGCTGGTGTGTGATGTGGAAAGTGAACCCTCAGGAAATGAGGATGCGGAACTTCTGAAAAAACATTTCAGAGTTGTCCACCACCCCCTAGAGGAAAGGAAGGTTCACAGCTACATTAACATGTTTGAGAAGGAAAAGAGGGATTATGTGTTCTGCCTCCGGAGAGGCTGGGAGCTGCTGAGGCCAAGGAATGTTGTGCTGCTGGAGGATGATGCTCTGCCCAGAAAGGACTTTTTCTCTGTTATTCAGGACCTGCTTTCTCGCCGTTTCTCTCTGAACTCTCTGTATGTGAAGCTCTATCATCCAGAGCGACTGCAGCGCTACTGGAACCCAGAGCCATACCGTCTCCTGGAATGGGTGGGGCTTGGTCTGGTGGGGGCCACAGTGCTGCTGCTCTTGTCTGTGGCTGTGTGGGGCCCCCGGACCCCATCATTCTCCACCCCACTTATGCTGTTTTTAGTGCTGTACGTAATGGCTGTGGCAGAGCTGATGGGGAGGCACTATCTTCTGGAGCTTCGCCGGGTTTCTCCCCAGCTTTATGCTGTTTCCCCAGCAACAGAGTGCTGCACCCCTGCCATGCTGTTCCCTGGTAATGCCTCAGTGCGTGTTGCCGCCCTACTGGACAGAGTGGAGTGTGTTAAAGGGCATGCCAAAGACATGGCCCTGTACCGGATTGCCCGGAACACCCCTggagagagagcacacagcATCGAGCCCAACCTCATTCAGCACATCGGAGCCTTTTCCTCAGTGAGACCTAACCCACCTAACCCGCAGCTcctctga